Proteins co-encoded in one Capsicum annuum cultivar UCD-10X-F1 chromosome 9, UCD10Xv1.1, whole genome shotgun sequence genomic window:
- the LOC107840856 gene encoding heptahelical transmembrane protein 2 translates to MNSMKKRGTKKSEKSEITESVIMKEKKKKRCRLMKYEELPVYLQDNEFIRDYYRCEWPLKDVALSLFSWHNETLNIWTHLIGFVIFVTLTVTSLTEKTAMETLLAGFSRPADEGRWPMMKKNGSADSFPVSYTSQISNPSFLGAYGDGYEVAIWPWFVFLGGAMICLVFSSVSHLFACHSHKFTLFFWRLDYSGISIMIICSFFAPLYYTFCCQPYWCLFYLSSITIVGILVIITLFTPALTSGKFRSFRAALFLAMGFSGVIPAAHAVSLYFHHPQVLVALVYEIAMGLLYAAGAVFYVTRFPERWKPGAFDLVGQSHQIFHVLVVAAALAHSIATLVIMDWRRGLPPCSADILG, encoded by the exons ATGAATAGCATGAAGAAGAGAGGAACTAAGAAGAGCGAAAAATCGGAGATTACTGAATCAGTAATaatgaaggagaagaagaagaagaggtgCAGATTGATGAAATACGAGGAATTACCTGTGTATCTTCAAGATAATGAGTTCATTAGAGATTATTATCGTTGTGAATGGCCTCTTAAGGATGTCGCTCTTAGCCTCTTCTCTTGGCACAATGAGACTCTTAATATTTGGAC GCATTTGATAGGTTTTGTAATATTTGTGACGTTGACGGTAACTAGCTTGACGGAGAAGACGGCTATGGAGACTCTGCTAGCTGGTTTCTCCAG ACCAGCGGATGAGGGACGGTGGCCGATGATGAAGAAAAATGGATCAGCTGATTCTTTTCCG GTTTCTTATACTAGTCAGATCTCAAACCCCTCATTTCTAGGTGCATATGGAGATGGTTATGAAGTTGCCATATGGCCTTGGTTTGTTTTCCTAGGAGGGGCTATGATCTGTTTGGTCTTCAGCTCTGTCTCTCACCTATTTGCTTGCCATTCCCATAAATTTACCCTCTTCTTCTGGCGTCTCGATTACTCTGGGATTTCTATCATGATCATCTGTTCTTTCTTCGCTCCCCTATATTACACTTTCTGCTGTCAGCCATACTGGTGTCTCTTTTACCTATCCTCCATTACTATAGTTGGTATCCTTGTCATTATCACACTTTTCACCCCGGCTCTTACGTCTGGTAAATTCAGATCATTCAGGGCTGCTCTGTTCCTTGCTATGGGTTTCTCAGGTGTGATTCCAGCAGCACACGCTGTTTCCCTTTACTTTCATCACCCACAAGTACTTGTGGCTCTAGTCTACGAGATCGCCATGGGCCTTTTATATGCAGCTGGAGCAGTGTTCTACGTTACGAGGTTTCCAGAGAGATGGAAACCTGGTGCATTTGACCTTGTTGGACAAAGCCATCAAATCTTCCACGTACTCGTCGTTGCAGCTGCCCTCGCGCATAGTATAGCAACTCTGGTTATTATGGACTGGCGACGAGGATTGCCACCATGCAGTGCAGATATCCTTGGATAG
- the LOC107840858 gene encoding probable protein phosphatase 2C 27, with the protein MCVQDSEEVSEDMENLEISKTDCSEKIGSLQLESEFPNTHKEKFEKNSSSSCVVMRNSFPMESISEDTTIADRKQIPFNKFLPTLRSGEWSDIGGRRDMEDTHICIADMARNFGHSIRGEEAISFYGVFDGHGGKGAALFVRDCLPRIIVADADFPLKLEKVVTKSFLETDAAFAKSCSLDAALSSGTTALTAMIFGRSLLVANAGDCRAVLSRGGLAMEMSKDHRPCCVNERTRVESLGGFVDDGYLNGQLGVTRALGDWHIKGLKEVEKGGPLSAEPELKLLTLTKEDEFLIIGSDGIWDVFRNQNAVDFARRRLQEHNNVKLCCKEIVEEAKKRGAIDNLTVVMVCFHSEPPPPIVFQRSRIRKCISAEGLQNLRSLLEG; encoded by the exons ATGTGTGTGCAAGATTCAGAGGAAGTGAGTGAAGATATGGAGAATTTGGAGATTTCCAAGACTGATTGTAGTGAAAAGATTGGATCTTTACAATTAGAAAGTGAATTTCCAAATACCCACAAagagaaatttgaaaagaattCATCTTCTAGCTGTGTTGTGATGAGAAATTCATTCCCA ATGGAAAGTATATCTGAGGATACGACTATTGCAGACCGTAAGCAGATACCCTTCAATAAATTCCTCCCAACTCTTAGGTCTGGAGAGTGGTCTGATATTGGAGGCCGTCGTGATATGGAAGATACTCACATCTGTATTGCAGACATGGCTAGGAACTTTGGTCATAGTATTCGTGGTGAGGAAGCTATTTCCTTCTATGGA GTCTTTGATGGCCATGGTGGGAAGGGAGCAGCACTCTTTGTTCGTGACTGCTTACCAAGAATCATCGTTGCGGATGCAGATTTCCCTTTGAAGCTCGAAAAAGTGGTCACTAAATCGTTTTTGGAGACGGATGCTGCTTTTGCCAAGTCTTGCTCCCTCGATGCTGCCTTATCCTCAGGCACAACTGCTCTCACTGCTATGATATTTGGAAG ATCATTACTCGTGGCAAATGCTGGGGACTGTCGAGCTGTACTCTCTCGAGGTGGACTGGCTATGGAAATGTCAAAGGATCACAGACCTTGTTGTGTCAATGAAAGAACGCGTGTCGAGTCCTTGGGTGGATTTGTCGATGATGGCTATTTGAACGGGCAGTTGGGTGTGACCCGAGCACTGGGCGACTGGCACATTAAGGGACTGAAGGAAGTCGAAAAGGGTGGTCCATTGAGTGCTGAACCTGAACTAAAACTGCTTACGCTGACCAAGGAGGACGAGTTCCTGATCATCGGTAGTGATGGAATATGGGACGTTTTCAGAAACCAAAACGCAGTGGATTTTGCTCGGAGGAGACTGCAAGAACATAACAACGTAAAGTTATGCTGCAAGGAGATAGTGGAAGAGGCCAAAAAACGCGGTGCCATAGACAACTTAACAGTCGTCATGGTGTGTTTTCACTCCGAGCCACCACCACCAATCGTATTCCAACGATCAAGAATCAGGAAGTGTATCTCCGCCGAGGGGCTTCAGAATCTAAGATCTTTACTCGAAGGATAG
- the LOC107840857 gene encoding protein RGF1 INDUCIBLE TRANSCRIPTION FACTOR 1-like has protein sequence MGIHKPLWLKALYVEKFFVPCSIHESAKKNEKNVCCLDCNISICPHCVTSHRVHRLLQIRRYVYHEVVRLEDLENLIDCSNIQAYTINNAKVVFIKKRPQNRQFKGGNYCTSCDRSLQEPFVHCSLGCKVDFVLKHHKDLSPFLRRCTTLQLSSDFFIPQDMGDDDMAIETAHSTVVDSDEPWSSSSSTGSGSENMSFPCTEFVRKKRSGMHVCGRSANNCNNVAEEEDMATSMSRRKGIPQRSPLC, from the exons ATG gGAATTCATAAGCCGTTATGGTTGAAAGCTCTTTATGTGGAGAAATTCTTTGTGCCATGTTCCATTCATGAAAGTGCAAAGAAGAATGAGAAGAATGTTTGTTGTTTGGATTGTAACATTAGTATTTGTCCTCATTGTGTCACTTCCCATCGTGTCCATAGATTGCTTCAAATTAGACGTTATGTATATCATGAGGTTGTTAGACTTGAAGATTTAGAGAACCTTATCGATTGCTCCAATATTCAG GCATATACGATTAACAATGCTAAGGTGGTTTTTATCAAGAAGAGACCTCAAAATAGGCAATTCAAAGGAGGAAACTATTGCACTTCTTGTGATAGGAGTCTTCAAGAACCATTTGTCCATTGCTCTCTTGGCTGCAAg GTAGATTTTgtgctaaagcaccacaaggACCTTTCCCCATTCCTGAGGAGATGCACAACTCTACAACTTAGTTCTGACTTCTTTATCCCTCAAGATATGGGCGACGATGACATGGCCATCGAGACAGCCCATTCAACAGTCGTGGACAGTGATGAGCCATGGAGCTCGTCTTCATCCACGGGCTCAGGATCGGAGAACATGAGCTTTCCATGCACGGAGTTTGTAAGGAAGAAGAGAAGTGGAATGCATGTTTGTGGAAGATCAGCTAATAATTGTAACAACGTTGCAGAGGAGGAAGACATGGCTACTAGTATGAGTAGAAGAAAAGGCATTCCTCAAAGATCTCCATTGTGTTAG